The nucleotide sequence CCATTAATAGTAACAACAACACTTGGGATTCTAGAGTAAGGAGATcaggaaggttttttttttttacagaaaaagacgaaacaaaaaaaactaagagAAGACCTATATGCGGCAAAGCAATGGAGGTTTCAGGTCTCTTGCCCTCCCTCTCACTTTGAAGTTCGAACGCTTACGgttcattcttcttctttcttcttccaataTTTATTccttttagttttatttctatttataATATTAAGTCCACGTCACTTAATGTTCAAAAGCCTTTACATTACTCTTAGCAAAGACCCTTGGATGTAAAACTAATGACCAAAAaagagtgtaaaaatatttgtcaaaatGATAGTCCCTCAATCTTATCCTATTATTGAAATATTCAAGAAATTTTAATTCCTATTACTACATTAACCAAACATGATAATGGTAATAAAATGTATTTTATGGTACCATTTCGAAACATGGGAATGAAAAACGTTCTCCTGGAAAGGTGAACTGCCGTAGTGAAGTCACTAGCTGGTTCctttaaaaataagaaaaaacgtTATTATCCTATGATGGACATGAATGTTTCATTCCTCAAATAACTGGTTTCACGAAGGAAACCCTAAACAACTgttgactaaaaaaaaaaaccctaaagtgTATAtcaagaagggaaaaaaaaccctaaagaatgcattcctaaaccctaaaccttatTTACCAACATACATGTAATTCATCGGCTAGATATAGTGGGTTTCCATCGTGTATATGCGTCATGAAAAAAACGCAGTCTTGTCGCTTATCAGAAGCATGCGTGCCGTACGTCGTGGTGGTCGAGCATCTTTGACAAGATTGGCAAACCTTCCCAAACGAGACAGTGCAGTGCGACTCATACTCCCTGCATATTCCTCGAGacttggggagagagagagagagagtgtgtgcgCTCTACATAAAACCATGTTGAACATTACTATCATCATGCTAATTTGTTTGGGTTTGGGACTATGTGCATGAATGAACATGGGGGTTGGGACTTGGGCTAGGTCTAGACGTACCCATAAGATTCACGTTAAACTTGAGCATGATTGAAAATGGCCAATTCTGATATCTTGAATGTGATCATTGTGGCATGGAAATTATATATACTGCCTCCATTTTGGTCTGTTTTTCTATTTCTGACACTTCTAAAAAGTCATGATACACTTTTGCAATTGTCAAATTTAACATCTATTACTAATGACGACGTTTTTTTTATTACTTGGTTTAAGGAATCAAACTGTTAatttatcctaatcctaattcaTTTTCTTATCTTCACGCACAACTAGCGTCAACACAAATGTTAATGCAATAAAAGGTATAAATTGTGAAATTGCATCggttaataaataaaataatttaaaacaagAGACTAATGCATAATGAATTTCTGGGTAAAGAAGTCTGTCACCGTTAAAATAAGTAAGAGGTTTTCAAAAACTTATTTGGCTTATTTCTAGCTATGCTCCCCAAAACTTCATTTTGATCTCACTTTGTTCTTGTAActtaaaaatcactactttactccctaaaactcaaaatttgttcCACTTTGACTTGTGGACTCTCTTTTCGCCCTGTTATTTATAGATCGCCTCTTAAAATATATGTGAGACCCAACACCCAATAAGATTATGCCACATGCacaataaatttgattataaatctctTATGCGTTAACATTTAACAATTagataatattaactttaaaaaaattgaagggatgaaaacaaaaaatgattGGCCTAGCTCATCCAAGTCAAATCTGCATAAGAATTTAACAGATTTAAGGCAACGTAGAGCGAATATTTAGTTTTACAAAGATGAGTTTCAAGTTTCAAGGGGCAAAATATGATCAAAATCGAGTTTTAAGGGGCAGAATGAAGTGAACTttgaattttataaaataaaataatgaatttttaatttcagataataaaatgagattaaattgaattttaaaaAGTATAACTAAAAATAAGCCAATTTATTTCAATAAGTCTCCCAGGAGTCATGACATTtcctttttcctctttttttttctttgttaaactGGAAGTACACCAGGGCAAAAGCTAAAATACAATCATTTTTCCTCTTTTGCTCCACTCCTAAGTAAACTAAGAATGAGGATTTTGGGTATCTTCAAATTGTatctgtttatcgtatatcgtacggttaaaaattattttaaatgtttttattttaaataaaatataaatagtatataataaaaactGATCACACAATATATCATAAAAGAACACAGTTTAAGAATCAAGATCCTCATAAAGATAATTCGAAGAATATCCTCGCGGGTAAACTAATCCTTCAATGCACTCCTTTTCAAAATGATTTTATGACGAGACCTCGTGAATCACATACGGCAGGTTTTGTCTTCTTGAATAAATTATGGGGACAGAAGTGACTCGCCGTAGTCTTATTTCATTTTCTCGAAACTTCTTCTGCGGCACAAAATGCATCAATCATAGGCTATCACCTGCTCCCCAGCTAGTGCTGTAAAAATTGGAGCCAGTCCGGACTTTAGGCTTCAGTTTCAATTTGTGTGGTTCAAATTTTTTGATCTCTAGATTTTAGACATTAAAACCCATCCAATTCCAATGGTTGTGCTGAAACCCTATTTCAAAGAAAGATTTTCTACCCTAATAATCTCTCGGAACCCAAATTGTTGGCTATATATATGAAATAATTGACGTGTtcgggaaattttatttaaacttatCTAATATTTTTCTACAcccaatttaaattttaaatattaattatctATTTTACCATATTGCATAATtattattaagtacaaaataaaattaataataaaaatcaaatttattaATAGACCCACATACTATAACTAAACCCTAGCACTTTTTGTTTATCCTACGTTCATTCCGACTAAAATCCTAATGGCTCTGATAGagaaaacaagttttttttattgatggatggtgattttgaagtttttaatCCTCCAACTAAGATATGACTTGATTTACggatattttgtttgtttgcttcttctttggattaaatttcatactttttatattatattgtatttatTTCTCTATGTCATCTGTATGCTCCCCAAAACAACAGTGCAAGGACTTTTGATTAGTACTGCAAAGACATCAAACTTGATTCTTGGTGCAAAAAAACATTGCTCAACCTTAACCACGAACTAGCGGGTGACATGTCTTGCACCTTTTTTATTCGAAATAGGTCCAATTtgtttaggggtgtgatatccacacacccatttttacttctcccacacctttttggttttcggttatcggatcggatgaattgaagaagatcaacggacataaattaacaagggtatgtgagaagtaaaaaggggtgtgtggatagtacACCCCTTTCTTTATTAACATAGCAGCAACACACCCAACCTTATGTTACTTCAAAGTTTCTTAAAAAGTTCATGAAAATGCTCGATTTAAAAATGACTGAATTGGAGCTTGCATAACATTCTCTTGCCAAATTCAAGTCTTTGGAATGATCTCTTGGGTCCTAAGTCCATGGATGGGTTGTggtagcagaaaaaaaaaaacaaccatgGAAATGCTAGTCCTATACAGCATATGCAATTATAAGGGCAAAGGATgcctctttgaaaaaaaaaatgcttgcaTGTGATGTTTTGCGCATGCACACTCATCAGACATACATCCATTTTGCTTGCATCAAATTTTTTTGATCTCTAGATTCTAGACACTAAAATCCATCCAATTTCAATTGTTGTGCTGAAACCCTATTTCAAAGAATGATTTTCTACCCTAATAATCTCTCGAACCCCAAATTGttggctatatatatatatatgaaataatTGACGTGTACTTCATAAACGAAGTCTAAACACCGTTGgataataattttgtttttaattttcattttttgtttttattttttaaaactgaaaattaaCAATAATTACCAAATAAGTTTCCAGTTAATGAATTCTTATTTCAATTTGTAGTTCCAATCCACAATCTACCAGAAACCCTAAACGCTAAACCAAATATATTAGAAATTCTTGTGCTTTCATTCTTCATTAGAAATTCTTGTGCTTTCATTCTTCAAGGGTTTACAATCATACCGAAGGGAAAACTAAATGCCAAAGGTACATGTGATACGGATAAACCAAACGAGAACAAAGTACGCTAACATCGTACCACAACCAGAGTGACAAAAACCATTTCCAATCGGCACTGTACCGTTGAGCAAACAAGAACGGAAAAAAACTACATCCAATCGTCAACAGAAACTCGTACAATACATTACTTCTCACCAAGAGAACACAACCACGGAAACAGATTATGCCTTCGCTTTTCCGGCCTGgagtgcttgagccctctgttGTAATTTTAAAATCTGCAAAACAGCATATCCACCGGAAACAATTAGTATTGAGTCATATACCGAGATTGGTTAAAATGGTAAAATTATGTAGTTATGACCCCTTGCAGAGTATGCCCTATTCAAGTTCATCGTGAGAAGGTAAAAGTCGCGGCACAAAACCAACGCAACAATTCTATTGTATTCTTCCTGAAGTATGTTatctcaagaaaagaaaattgtcTAGTctagttatatattagttactAAATATTGATATCATTTCCGTGTTGATGACTTGGTGTTTTTGTCATAACATTGGTACTTACAAGACGCTACAGTTAAACGTGTATAGCTCTAATAAATTCTTCAAATGCTATaaatatattatcaagactgaATCAAGACCAGGGACAATATGAACAACTCCGGCATTATAAGAGAGCAGGTGCACGGAAAAAGGAAGAATACAAACCGTCTCTTTCTTGCTATTTTGCTTCTCTTCCAAATCTTGAAGGGTAGCATCCAGCCGTTTCCTGTTGCGCATAATAAATATAGTTTTGCAACAAATTAAACATGAGTATGATGGTAATAAAGACAatggtatgaagaaataggagaaaCTGTACACAGTTTTCCATATAAACACCCAAATGCAAAGTTGTGAAAACATATATCCTAGCCACACATGTACCATTACAAGGTAAATTGCAAACCAGAAAATGTAACAGATTACCGGTCCAAGATCCATCTAATAATTCCCAGACAGGTTTCTCATGATAAGCCTACGAACAGAATGCACAGCGTCACAGAACATTAGTCATTCCTCTACCTTTTTTGCAATTTACCCAAATAATAATGTTTCTTTGGATACGACTTCAGCCCACAGTTACTCATACGAAGACAATGGGGCTGAATACATTGAACATCCTCTTATTAAATAATGCCCATCCTTCCCCAAGAATTTGGAAATTACTTGTTCCAATGAACACAGACCCAGAGACATCATTTTGTGAAAACTCAGTGTCTTGTTTTATGGTGAGAAAACCAATTGCTACAAAGTACAAAAACAGTGTTTTTTACGGATATGGTGATTGAGAATGCAGCCCTACATTTTTCTCTATGCTATTGAACCCCGGTACTTCCCCATCTGGTGGGAAGAAAATAACCCTTAAAGATGAAATTTGTTTGTTGAGGTCGTAACTCTCACCTTTGTCATACAATTCGAAAATCGTTCACAAAATCCATGTTAAATCACATTTTTTGTGCATTTCATCTTACAAGTTTTCTTGACTAGTACACTCTGTTACTAAGCCTCATCATTGAAATGATTGGTTTTGAGGATAATTTAACAAACCTAACACGATAGTCCCGAACTTTATATCTAAAATGATAACCTAAACCGCGAAAAAAATTGCAACGATAGAATATAAACCCTAatacaaatacataaataaaCGAAACAGAGAAGCATACAATTCAGCGGAGATGTATTCGATTCTCTTTCGCACATTGGCCCTAGCCTCTGCCAAATCCTGCTTCACAAGAACCGGACCGATCAACTTGAACACATTGGCGTCTTCGCTAAGAAGATCCAATTCCTATAAACACAAGCAGTCACCTCATCATTAGATCAAAAATTAAACCACTAAACAATAACCACGAGCTTACGAAAACCCAACAAAATCCATTTGCTTCGAATTAAAGGAAAAGTTCACACATTTCAGATATCGGTAATCAATTCGGGATAAAAATCACTTGAAAAGTCATGAGAAAACTGTTATTTCAATGGAATTTGGGGCTAGCTGAGTTCGTTTTCCCggtaaccaaacagaaaatagaGAAATCGCAATCGAGAAAGAAGAAGACCTTGAGGACGAGCTCGTTCTCGCCGAGCTGGATGGTGTACTTCTTCCTCACTTGGTGATTCTTTGAAATATCTGAAGGAGCAAAAATGCTACGTTAGGGTTTTACAGATTCAAGTGCAGCtgtatacacacatatatgtatatatgactTGCCCTTTTGGATTTTGCTGAGATCGTTAGCTTTGGCCTCCAATTCGCGCTGAAGCTCTCGAAGAGCTGACGACGACGCCATTGATTTTGCTGCTATCTGCTGCCGCTTCTGCGCAGGAGCTCAGGCCTCTCGCCTTTCTTTCCGGTTTTTTGTTTGAGATCCGGTTCCGGTTCGGTATGATTTTGGGCTGTGAATTATGTTGGGTCATAATTTAGTAATTCAGGTACCACAGTGGGTTTTTTCCCTGTGTTAATACTAGAAATTTGGGCTTCGGTTATTTGCATTGTTGATAACAATAGGCCCCATcgagaccatctccaatggtagGGCAAAACCCCAACGTTTAACCTCGTATTTTCAACTATTTaatcatttaaattaaatttattctAATAATATGCCCGAAACTGAACAGAGTTTTACCATGGATCATGCTAGGCTTAAGTTGTCCGATAAATGAAATGTTTCGACATGGCTTGTTTATTAAATAGGTCTGTACAAGAACGACACGAGTCACGATTAAACCGGTTTAGATAAGAACATTAATAACTTGATATTGACAATGAACAAATGTCATTTTAGTATGAAATTTGGATTGTAGGATGAAATTTTTGCAGTTTCTTTAAATaaagagtaatgctaaggagactaagtttgcaaattaaatgatgtgtcaccaatagaaatgaACACGTCTATcaatgcttaagtaataaatcaatcattgcatgtcctttagtttccaaaatttagtctttaaatttagttttcctagcattactcttaaataaatattttttgagTGTGAGTAATGATTTTCACATTTTCTGTCTTATCCTTATGCAATGCTCTTGTTTCGGTCATTTAgttttctttgatttattcaatttcatttttttttaaatacaaacgaTATTCATAATCATGTTTTAGAATTGAAGCCAAAAACCTCTTTATACCCAATGTTCTAAATGATTAATAGATTAAAGTCAAGGCTAGTGGCATTTTTAGGTACTTCAAGGGAAGAAAATGCGAAGCATGAATGTGAACTATGTACAATGTGTACGTACTGAATAGTTTATATCAGTGTTTAATTTGTGTGAGGGGACAGTCACTTAGTGTTCCGGTTTaatgttatttttctttatttataagtgaaaggttttaagttcaattatcgtcaaaattgaatttggatcacattattactaattcATTATGAGGTTAAACTCATTgtttgttaaaagaaaaaatttgtgTTTcggaaataaacaaataaataaaatcacaaGTGCTTGAACGCTgtcaaagaaaacatgaaatggCCCAAGTTCGCGGGGGCCCGCCGCAAGACCACGATTCTCAAAACACGACATTACAAATATAAATAAGTTAACATATATTCCCTCCCAGTACTACTTAAAAGATATTGTGATTAAAAGCAAccagtggcggatccacagtggggtcgtcggggtcgcacgaccccttggaaACCATGGAAACAACCTTGAAGCTCCCATATGCGACCTCTTGGAGCTGGGGTCGTCGGGGTCGGACTCGCACGCCAACTGTTCGACAAAAATCCTAAACCAAGACTCggcaggaagaggaagaagaagcagcgcTCGCGCgcgcttcttttttttcaaaacagacgggcaaaacggcgtcgttttggcccaggaaattttttaaatgacctggccaaaacggcgtcgttttgggccaggccgaacaaaaaaaaaaaaaaaaattcccaccGTGTCCCCCCCCAATCCCAGCCTTCCTACCCGACTTCTATACAATCAAAAGCCCCAATTTCTTTTCCTCCAACCCTAACTCAATCCCCCCAAACCCTTAACTCCTCTCCTCCCTTGCTGCTGCTGCCCCCAAACCCtcaactccatctcctcccttgCTGCTCCCCTGCTGGCGGCTccaactccatctcctccctttgtttatattgtgagtatttattttgaatattttgtatatgtagaatatatttaattaattgaaattcaattcatatttattttgagtttttattgatggtttgtttatattgtgagtttttattggtttgtttttatcgatggtttgtttatattgatggtttgtttatattgtgattttttattttcattattttgtatatgtagaatgcaagatgagatatttaatttaattgaaatccaattcatatttattttgattatgtttatggtttgtttatattgtgagtatttattttgaatattttgtatatgtagaatatatttaatttaattgaaattcaattcatatttattttgattatattgatggtttgtttatattgtgagtttttattttcattattttgtatatgtagaatgcaagatgagatatttaatttaattgaaatccaattcatatttattttgattatgtttatggtttgtttatattgtgagtatttattttgaatattttgtatatgtagcattattatggaacggttttttaagagaaagtcaTCATCGGGTTCGGGTAGTTCGAATAATGTTGATAGTTCAAATACTGTCGGTAGTTCAAGAACTCCAAGTTCAAGACAAAGTCAGTTAGATGATGTTTTGGGTAATCTTCAAGCGGATCCTGGATTAAGAACTCGAATAATAGATTATGACGCTAATATGAGAGATGAGGTCCGAAGATTATATCTACAAAAAGGACCTTGTCAACCTAGAGGTCATAATTTCCCAATAACTAATATGTCGGGAATTAATCGACGCTTCATTCCCCAAtggtttgatgagtttgattggttggagtatagtgtatctaaagatgcggcattttgtctctattgctatctctttaaaaccaattttgaaCAAGTGGGTAGTGAAGCTTTCACTGGATATGGATTTAAGAAttggaagaaagggagagaaagatttaagatgcatgttggaccggttgggagtgttcataataaggctagagaagctgctacaaatttgatgaatcaagCTACACATATTGAAACGGCAGTGAGCAAACACTCTGACCAAGCTCGTAAGGCTTATCGCACATGCTTGATTGCTTCAATCAAGTGCACTAAGTTTTTATTGCGACAATGTCTTCCTTTTCGTGGCCATGATGAAAGTGCCACTTCAAGCAATAGTGGAAATTACTTGGAGTTATTGCAATTCCTTGCagataataatgataaagttaGAGAAGTTGTGATGGAAAATGCTCCGGGGAATCTCAAATTACTAGCTCCTTCCATTcaaaaagaaattgtgaattcatGTGCCCTTGAAACACTTGATGCTATCATGGATGGTCTAAAAGATAGATTCTTTTCAATATTGGTGGATGAAGCACGTGATGTGTCTGTGAAAGAGCAAATGGCTATGGTGTTGCGTTATGTGGATGACAACGGGCATGTAATTGAAAGATTTGTGGGTATCCAACATGTTACTGACACTACTTCAAGTTCACTAAAGGATGCTATTGACACATTGTTTTCTCGCTACGGTTTGAGCATTTCCAAGCTACGAGGACAAGGTTATGATGGTGCTAGCAATATGAGAGGTGAGTTGAAtggccttaaaacaaagatattgaGAGAACAACCTTGTGCATATTATGTTCATTGCTTTGCTCATCAACTTCAACTAGCTCTTGTTGCCGTAGCAAAGAATAATATAGACATTGCCTCTTTTTTTGCAACGGCTAATAATGTGGTTAATCATGTTGGAGCATCTTGTAAGCGGCGTGATTCACTTAGAGGGCAACTTCAAGAAGAGCTTGTGATAACTTTTGAAAATGATTGTCTTATAACGGGGCGAGgcttaaatcaagaaacaagtcTCAAACGTGCCGGTGACACACGATGGAACTCACACTATGGTACCTTGATTAGCATCATTTCTATGTTTTTATCCGTCGTTCATGTGCTTCAAATGGTTATTGATGATAATCCCAATGAAAGTGTGGGTGAAGCAAATACGTTAATGAGAGTGATacttatttttgagtttgtgtttcaccttttcttgatgaaagtcatattgggactcacaaatgatttgtcacaaacattgcaaaggaaagatcaagaaattgtgaatgcaatggctTTAGTGAAATCATGCAAGGAAAAGCTATATTGGATGAGGAATAATGGGTTCGATGCATTAGTTGATGAAgtatcttctttttgtgaaaaacatcatATTGATGTTCCTAACATGGAAGAGGCATTTATACTTCCAGGGAGGTCAAGGCGTTATGCTCAAATAAAGACAAATCGTCATCATTATCGTGTGGAGCTCTTTATTTATGTCATTGATGAGCAAATTACGGAGTTAGAGGATCGCTTTAATGAGGTAAATACCGAGTTGCTTATTTGTATGGCATGTTTGAGTCCGAAAGattcatttgtagcttttgataaaccaaagttacttcgtcttgctcaattttatcctcaagacttttcggatgaagatcgtttgtcacttgaagatcaacttgagatttatattcattatgtgTGTTCCAGTAGTGATTTCTCACAATTGGAAGAGATTGgtgatcttgcaaaaaaaaatggtggagacaaggatgcatcaagtattcaattatgtatatttgctcattacattgtctttagttttaccagttgcaactgcttcagtggagagaacattttctgtcatgaatattgttaagggtccacttaggaacaaaatgggagatcaatggttgagtgatagcttgcttgtttatattgagagagatatttttgcttgtattgaaaatgaagctataatgcttcgttttcaaaatatgaaacctcgtcgtggacaattatagtttgtaatattgtttccattatgaattatgaatgaaagtactatgatttcattttcaatatgtttttccatcctaaatttttatttgaacttttacACTGCGACCCCTTGGGGTAAgattcctggatccgccactgaaaGCAACTGAAAAATATCTTAAGTGGTCACCTAACTTTCCTTAGTTACGGTATAATGATATTTTTCGTTCAGAAATGTTAAAGAGTCTCTATTTAAAAATAAGATAttttatgaagtttttgttACCATATTTTTTATCATAATGTGTTACAATATTGGCATGAATTAATTAACTGTAAGGTAATAAATAGTTTATGAAAAATCCAAGATTCTAAAAGACATTAGCACTAGTCAGGCGGTGGGCTAAGGCTTAGCGTGTCACGCTTCGATCCCGACGTACATCCAAGATCGACATGTGAAGTCACCAAGTAcctgtatatctaacataccccgcctccggGATATGGACAAAACACAACTCAAGATTCAAATTGTGTAGTAATTTTTCGTTTACtctatggctgcatctaacatatttgttagactacctacgtactcTTACacgggatcaagtcattcgtagttcaccatttgTTAAACTTTGAACTTTTAGTAAAACACTTCCTAGCATAAAATATAGAGTACCACACTACACGTCAACCATAAGCCAAACAAGAGTTGTCATCTTGCCATTCACTAACATGAATACTTTCTAATACcattccacaatcacatcaatTAATAACTCATACAATACACCAAAATGTAGGCTAGAGCGACACATTTCGGCCGAAACCTATATCTTTGAAGCTTTCTTAATTTAGAATGAATCTAACGAATCAATGAAGTCAAGGATGTGATTTCAGACCACTCAACAACATcgggttccggaccactcaatgaAACCAAAATACCAAGCGGGGATTCcaaaccactcaacggaatcgaaACCAGGATACGATTCTGGACCATTCAACGGAATGGTAGAGTATAAATGATTTCAGACTTCTCAACGAAATCCGAGTGGATACACttttggaccactcaacggaatcgcggagtacAATGGAtatcggaccactcaacgaaatccaaagtaggatacgattccggaccactcaaagGAATCGCGAAGCATGAAGGATTTcgaaccactcaacgaaatccagaTGGAGTAGGGAACCataccactcaacggaaccgagCGGAAGTCCATGAAATATAACAACGACTCCAAGAAACAAGACATGAATTAGGTTACtcaattcacaaaggcccaacgAAATGAAACAAGCACAAGTACTAAAGTTAGAACAAATCAACGAAACAAGAAATGAAACGATATcgaagcaacaaatccccatGACAATGGGTTAACAGTCCACTGCTAGCCCTCACATTTAACAAACAATCCA is from Malus sylvestris chromosome 5, drMalSylv7.2, whole genome shotgun sequence and encodes:
- the LOC126621127 gene encoding prefoldin subunit 6, translated to MASSSALRELQRELEAKANDLSKIQKDISKNHQVRKKYTIQLGENELVLKELDLLSEDANVFKLIGPVLVKQDLAEARANVRKRIEYISAELKRLDATLQDLEEKQNSKKETILKLQQRAQALQAGKAKA